AGCAGCAAACTCCAACCTCTGGAGTTCACAATAGACAAGTGGTAGGAGCCCAAACAAGTCGCACCACCATGATTTGGCCCGATTTAAAGGTTTCCCTGTTCATGGACAAGTGAATGCCGATGGAGTTTTGCTACGTGGCGAGGGATGTTATTTGCCATGATCTGATCGATCTTCTCAGCGAGTTTTTCCTGATGATCGAGTAAACATGCATTAGTATGACTTGTATTCTCTCTGTTTCAGGCTCCTCGTTTCAATTCATAATCTAAAAATCCCCGGGCATCCACTCGACAAGATTTAGTGGCTCTCAGATGTTCGATGGCACCTTTGGATAGCTTTTTCTTAAAAGATTCAGCTCAGCATGCCCTTCAGACCTTTTCGTCAGCCGTGGCCTGTGCACTTCGATGTCGAATGATGGCTGCTTCCTTCTGCAGAAGTGGGGTTTCGAGATTAACGCCGAAGAATGTGGCATTGGCTTTCAGAAATCCATCCAACAGGTATTATGCTAATTTCTTTAGAAAGCCATCCAACTCTTGAGAATTGATAGATGTTATTCTCCTCACCTTTGACTGAATGATCCAACCTGCAAGGACAAGCTCACGAGACTCAACTATGTATACGGAGTCTCTGTTCTCTCCCCGACGAAGAACAGCTCCTCCCATTGGGTAGAGATACGTGAAGCAGAGAACTCTTCAAATAAATCAAACAAATTCTATTTGTTTTATCCGTTCAACACAGGTGTTTGTACATATAGATAACAGAGACAGTGCAGAAGGGATTGATTATTTCTCGATGCATGGTTCACGTGAAATGGTGATGCTGTCGGATTAAAGCTAGAACAAGGCACTGAGAAGTAGGTAGGGGCATCTCAATAGTATTTGCTTGTTCTATTGCATAACCTGTGATGGTGAGCATGCCAGTAAAAGCTGCGAAGATTCTACCTTCTGTGTTGCCTTCTTTTTCCTAATAATTTTTTCCTTGGTTGGAACATTTCGACCTCTGTCTTCTAACCCCTCGTCAGAAGGTATGTGAATCATGTGATGAGTTGAATGGGGTAAAAGAGTATCAtgaatctctctctttttctacTGTTCTTTTGCTTTCTTGATTTCCTCAGAAAGAAAGTTACAGCTACCCTGGACCAGAATTCAGCTATCCATTCATCATTCCTGTAGCAGGCTGAGCCAGATGTGGAAGAAGAAAGGAATAACTCGGTTGTTAATACGACTCAATGAATCACCCCATTAGACTTGCCTCATAAATGACTCTTTTTCCGAGGCAGAGTCCAAATTTGTGCCATGAGGGTGGCAGAAGGAAGGCAACGACCAAACTCGTCACCTGAAGCTAGCAGAAGAGAAGGAAGCTGCATGTTAACGAGCACTTCCCTTgatctctcttcttctcttcgcAGCAGGTGAAGATGGGTTCCAAACTGAAGCTGGTTCGGAATGTCAACCATGCGCGAAGATTCAGGTTCCTGGTGCTCATGGCTGGATGCTTCGTAGTCACGATGGCCTTCTTGGTGGCGTCTAAACCTCAAACACCTGTTCATTCCAACTGTAAGCTACTTcgatttctttcttttgtttatgCTCCATGGCTAAATCCTTGTTCTTGAGCTTGCAGCCGGTTTTAGGACATGGCTGCCACCTCCGCAATCGGGTAGGCTACTAATCTCGGATCCTTTTAACTTTGATGCGTGTTGTGAATGCTCTTTTGGGCTTCCGCTTAGCTTTGGTTGTCTGAAAACTGGGAAATTTTGGTTTTGTCGATCTCTTCCTTTAGGTGACGATGTGGTGAACGGCGATAATAATGGGATACAGGGGATTCATTCAGCTCTTTCTGAAAAGGAAGATGCACTAAATTCTCAGGCATTGGGTAATCTACTTGTTCCTCTGCTTACCTTATTTTCGTAGCTATTTGATGAAAGCTTGCGAATCTCTAATCGTGGGATGAAGGTGAAGTAGAGAAAGAAGAGAAACAAGTGCCACATGTAGCAGAGAGCAACATTGAGAAAGAGAAGAGTTTCCAGAGAGAAGAGAATGCCATTGTTGTCGAGTCAACTCCGAAGGAAGAAGCAAGCATCCATGAACTAACAGGTACAATTCAGATTCCAGAGAGGAAGCCACTGTGTGATGTTTCAGACCAACGAGTGGATGTCTGTGAAATGTATGGAGATATCAGGATTCCCGGGAACTCTTCGTCTGTCATATTCATGGAACCATCCAACGCAGAGCCGAAAGAGCTTTGGCAAGTTCATCCTTATCCTCGCAAGGGAGACGAAGCCTGTCTCGCCGACGTCAGGGAACTTACGGTCAAAGCAAGCAGTGAATCCCCCAAGTGCACCTTCCACCATGATGTCCCGGCTATCGTCTTCTCCGTCGGGGGATACACCGGCAACCTCTTCCATGACTTCACCGACCTGCTGGTTCCTCTCTTTCTGACCGCACGCCAATTTGATGGGGAGGTCCGGTTCGTGGTGACCGACTTCAAGAGATGGTGGATCGCCAAGTACCTTCCCGTGCTTCAGCGGCTGTCCAAGTACCCGGTGATCGACCACGACAAGGACGACGAAGTGCATTGTTTCAAGCAGGTAATCGTTGGCCTCCGCGCCCACAAGGAGTTCCACATCGACCCTGCCAGAGCCCCTAATGGCTATACCATGATCGACTTCACCAAATTCATGAGGCGCGTCTTCTCTGTTGGCCGAGAGACATTGAACTGCATCGAGGATCTCTCCGCCAGGAAGCCGAGGCTACTGATCATCGCGAGGAAGCGATCGCGAGCCTTCACAAACGTCGACGAGATAGTGGCAGCGGCGGAGGAGTTGGGGTACGAGGTGGTGGTCGGCGAAGCTGATGCGGGGACCAACTTAGCTCGGTTCGCGCAGATCGTGAACTCCTGCGACGTGATGATGGGGGTGCACGGCGCAGGACTCACCAACTTTGTGTTCCTGCCGCTGAATGCCACGGTGATACAGATAGTTCCATGGGGTGGATTGGAATGGATTGCCGTGCTAGATTTCGGGAACCCTGCCAAGGAGATGGGTCTCAACTACGTACAGTACAGTATATCCATAGAAGAGAGTACTCTTTCGGAGCAGTACCCGAAAGACCACCCTGCGTTCACGGATCCCATGTCCTTCCACAAACGTGGGTTTCACGTCGTGAGGTCTACGTTCATGGAGAACCAGAATGTGAAGCTCGATGTCAGCAGGTTCAGAGATGTCCTGTGGAAAGCGCTCGAGCATATGATGCAGTAGCTGCAGAATGAAGgcgtttcttcttcttccttcaggTCGTTCTCTCATCAGTCATGTCACACCTCTGGTTGGGGCTGAGATCAACACAAAGATGATGTCTGCCATGTACACATTACATATAATCTCTCTCATCTGAGTTCTTAAACGACATGACTTTTGTATTTATCATCTGCCGCTGTGATCGAAATAATCGTAATAAGCAGTAACGCAAATAGCATCACAAGTATGCTGCCCATGAACATGATTATGGCTATCGCAAATTGCATAACAACACGTTGAGACATTACAGAGAGTCTTATACACATATTTATATGACACAGTTTGCAAACATCATGCAGAATGAAGAACAGAGAATATAAGGAGCTCAGTTCACGGTGCAGGAGTCTGTGGCCCTCTCTGGATATTATGAGCCGGAGAAGGGGGAGAAACACCCCCACCTCTTAATACGACGGCATTTTTGTTGGAGATAGCGTCGGTCCTCCCTGAGATGAAGGTAAAAATGAACACAACATACGCTGCAAACTAGAAAATTGCAAAAACTCACCTTTGTAAACATTCTCCTCCAGGAAGGCCTGTGCAGGATATCGAATGGAAAGAGTTCTAACAGCCATAAGCACCAAGAAGACCAACAGAAGGAGATAGCCTGATGAATTGGTCTTCTTCATTGTGTACTTGGAAGATGGCATGTCTTCACCCCGACTGCAGCTAATTATATGGTGGTACTGTTCCAAAGTCAAAGAGTTTGAACGGACCAATTCCAGGTCATGATATCGAATAAAGTTTGCTATGTTGACGAGGAATTCTTGACCTTTGATCGTTTGCTTGAAACATTCTAATCTGCTATTTAAATCAATAGATTTGATCGAAGAGAGTGTGGAATGCATCCTTTGAATCTGCTCTTCAGGCTGATTGCCAGGATCAATTTAGGAGTCAAATGGTCGAGCAGGTTTCTGCAAATACTGCAGGCTCCcaatttcctcctcttcctctgtcATCTGCATTGACAGAGGAACAAGATATCCACCTCtcttcccatttcctcctcttcctctgtcATCTGCATTGCCATTGTCTCGGAGGAACAAGATCTCAATCATTAGTCCAACAGAATGTGATGAGGCTTGATTCTAAATGCCCCATAAGACCCCTGCGGATTCAAGGAGACGTCAAGTCATATGATCATGTCGGGAGATATCATTGTTGCGTGACATAGTCCCGAAAACAATGCacatcatgcatgcatgaaggTGTTGAACATCCAAGTTTGCGTTGTCTTCACGGTGCTCTCTTGGACTTGGTTCTCTGGTTTGGAGACATGCACACGTTATCCAAAGTGCAGCAGATAACCCTGCGGCATGATATTTAAGATTCTAGAGGGTTAGGCAACCCACCATATCCAAACTGGCTTATGCAAAGCAGGAGTTCATCCCCTCAAGGCTCTGTACGTACTTGTCCTTTCAATGCTCAACGAGGAAGACACCCAAACAGAACTGATGCTGTTCTTAGTCCGGCTCATGAGCAGTACAGTTGTGATAAAGGTGGGTTGCTGCTGAAACCATGTGACTATGCCATTGACGCAGGCGACCAATTAGGTGAAGCTGACCAAGGTTCATTCTTGGAGTATATGTATGATAAGTGGGTTGCAGCTCACTGTTGTGCACGAAGAAATGTTGATCAATTGAACGTAGACCAATTAAAGTGAATGATTAGCTCCCTCATGATGGTCCCACCTGATGTGGATCCATGTGCGTCCCATCATCCAAACCGGACCCAAACCAGTCGCAAGTGGAGCCCAGCGATTGAGATCACCACATTGGGTCGGAAATGGTCGCCCACGtgccgatgatgatgatgatgatgacgaagcGGGGGAGCATATTTAGGTGCCAAGCAAACATGATATTATATGTGTGTGCGCGGAACATGCATTGTTCGACTGTTGGACGCAAAGGCAAGGCTTCCTTGGATGCCCTTTTAACGTCCGTTTTAGATGGGTTCGCCCAACAAAATTGTAATTAAATGATTTTGATGGAAAACTCTAGAAGAATTGTTTATTTGTTTTGGATTATGCCATTGCGGTGGTACATTGGTCCTCATGATATTAATATGGCCCCCACATTTTTAAGTGTCTTACGTACGGCTGCCCGCAAGACCACGGGATTTGGATGACGTGTTGGATCCGAATCCGGTAGACCGTCCCCCATCAAGATACGGGGAGAGAGATTGACCGTCTGATTCCGGTCCTACGGCTTCTAAGGGACCCACTAGTCGCTGGCCTAACTCAACGGCCTGCCACCGACACTTGGTGTAATACGTCCTTAAGTATAGTTAACGTCACGATAACGTTATGTTGTTGCCGTCGCGCCCCGCCGTTACGTCCTTTAAAAGCTCCCCAGCTCGCTGTTCTTCTTCTCACCGCTCAGGTAGAGGGAGGGAAGGAGGGAGCCGGAGGGGACTGCGATGGCGTCGTCCGAGATTCAGATCCCCAGCGAGGACTCGAGCGATTTGAGCGGAGGAGGCAGGGTCGCGGTGTTGGTGCAGGGAATCATGGAGCGGATCCGGTCGGAGGACGAGGATGACAGGATCCAGGCGGCTAGAGAGATCCGGCGGCTGACGAAGACGTCTGCGAAGCACCGGCGGTATCTCTCCGAGTCAATTGAGCCCCTCGTTTCGATGCTTAGGTATGGAAGCCCCGAGTCTGGCGAGGCCGCCATGCTCGGACTCCTCAATCTTGCCGTCAGGGACGAAAGGTACGATCTTTGCTTCTCACGGATCATAAAGATTGCATTTTTTGCGTGCAACACCTTTTCCCGCATgaattttcttttggtttctaATTGATTTCACTTCCTTGTGattgattgagagagagagtgagagagagaagaTATGCTATGTGTTTGTGTCACAGTACTCTCCTCTTTAATGTACAAGTTAATCAAC
The DNA window shown above is from Musa acuminata AAA Group cultivar baxijiao chromosome BXJ2-4, Cavendish_Baxijiao_AAA, whole genome shotgun sequence and carries:
- the LOC135585397 gene encoding alpha-1,3-arabinosyltransferase XAT2-like is translated as MGSKLKLVRNVNHARRFRFLVLMAGCFVVTMAFLVASKPQTPVHSNSGFRTWLPPPQSGDDVVNGDNNGIQGIHSALSEKEDALNSQALGEVEKEEKQVPHVAESNIEKEKSFQREENAIVVESTPKEEASIHELTGTIQIPERKPLCDVSDQRVDVCEMYGDIRIPGNSSSVIFMEPSNAEPKELWQVHPYPRKGDEACLADVRELTVKASSESPKCTFHHDVPAIVFSVGGYTGNLFHDFTDLLVPLFLTARQFDGEVRFVVTDFKRWWIAKYLPVLQRLSKYPVIDHDKDDEVHCFKQVIVGLRAHKEFHIDPARAPNGYTMIDFTKFMRRVFSVGRETLNCIEDLSARKPRLLIIARKRSRAFTNVDEIVAAAEELGYEVVVGEADAGTNLARFAQIVNSCDVMMGVHGAGLTNFVFLPLNATVIQIVPWGGLEWIAVLDFGNPAKEMGLNYVQYSISIEESTLSEQYPKDHPAFTDPMSFHKRGFHVVRSTFMENQNVKLDVSRFRDVLWKALEHMMQ